A single window of Camelus ferus isolate YT-003-E chromosome 7, BCGSAC_Cfer_1.0, whole genome shotgun sequence DNA harbors:
- the LOC116664752 gene encoding keratinocyte proline-rich protein-like translates to MRPFRWNLSIAEPCPTTQTEPVHPRTLSDPSRNRSIPKACPATQTEPVHPRTLSGHSDGTGPSSDPVRPLRRNRSILERCPAPQTEPVQPRTLSGPSDGTGPSPNPVRPLRRNRSIPEPCPAPQTEPVYPRTLSGHSDRISPSPNAARPESEPVHPQTCPAQ, encoded by the coding sequence ATGCGGCCCTTCAGATGGAACCTGTCCATCGCCGAACCCTGTCCGACAACTCAGACAGAACCAGTCCATCCCCGAACGCTGTCCGACCCGAGTCGGAACCGGTCCATCCCCAAAGCCTGTCCGGCCACTCAGACGGAACCGGTCCATCCTCGAACCCTGTCCGGCCACTCAGACGGAACCGGCCCATCCTCGGACCCTGTCCGGCCCCTCAGACGGAACCGGTCCATCCTCGAACGCTGTCCGGCCCCTCAGACGGAACCGGTCCAACCCCGAACGCTGTCCGGCCCCTCAGACGGAACCGGTCCATCCCCGAACCCTGTCCGGCCCCTCAGACGGAACCGGTCCATCCCCGAACCCTGTCCGGCCCCTCAGACGGAACCGGTCTATCCCCGAACCCTGTCCGGCCACTCAGACAGAATCAGTCCATCCCCGAACGCTGCCCGACCCGAGTCGGAACCGGTCCATCCCCAAACCTGTCCAGCTCAGTAG